A single region of the Salicibibacter cibi genome encodes:
- a CDS encoding sodium-dependent transporter gives MASDQWTTRIGFILAAAGSAIGLGTVWRLPYVAGTEGGGAFFLIFLVLLLTMGTALLLAEFVLGRHTQEGAIHAYKRIAPKGQWQLIGTLGMIAAFLLLSFYSVVGGWIVTYLVRSFSGQVTSPPDGDYNALFETITANPWEVGAAHLAFMIMTIFVVQKGIRKGIEKASVYMMPALFILFAVLVARSLTLDGAWEGVVFFLQPDLSAVTGETLLTALGQAFFSLSLGVSVMVTYSSYLGKSENLPRSAWSVVLLTILIAFMAGLAIFPGVFAFDLQPDEGPELIFTILPAVFGEMAFGSLFFSLFMILMLFATLTSAFSLVEIIVKPLIRGKEEKRVKMTWIVGLLIFAMGIPSNLSFGVLADWDVFGDIFFNQVDYLVSNILLPTGAFFISLFVGWRMRKNDLQEELLRGSNRGTGLFNIWFLAIRYVVPIAIVVVFISMI, from the coding sequence ATGGCATCTGATCAATGGACAACACGGATTGGATTTATTTTGGCTGCCGCAGGGTCGGCCATCGGGTTAGGAACCGTTTGGCGCCTCCCCTATGTCGCCGGCACAGAAGGAGGCGGTGCTTTCTTCCTAATTTTTCTCGTGCTTTTATTAACAATGGGAACGGCTTTGTTGCTTGCTGAGTTTGTACTCGGAAGGCATACACAGGAAGGCGCGATTCACGCCTATAAACGCATCGCGCCCAAAGGGCAATGGCAATTAATTGGGACTTTAGGGATGATTGCTGCCTTCTTGCTTTTATCTTTTTATAGCGTCGTTGGGGGTTGGATCGTCACCTACCTGGTGCGGAGTTTCAGCGGTCAAGTGACTTCTCCGCCGGACGGTGATTACAACGCGCTATTCGAAACGATTACTGCGAACCCTTGGGAAGTGGGAGCAGCCCATCTTGCCTTTATGATTATGACCATTTTCGTCGTTCAAAAAGGTATTCGCAAAGGGATTGAAAAAGCAAGCGTATACATGATGCCGGCGTTGTTCATTCTTTTTGCTGTGCTCGTCGCTCGCTCCCTCACGCTTGACGGAGCTTGGGAAGGCGTCGTTTTCTTCTTGCAGCCTGACTTATCGGCCGTAACCGGCGAAACGCTGCTGACAGCCCTTGGACAAGCGTTCTTTTCACTTAGCCTCGGTGTCTCTGTTATGGTTACATACAGTTCTTATTTAGGAAAAAGCGAAAACCTGCCACGGTCCGCCTGGTCAGTCGTTTTGCTCACGATTCTCATTGCATTTATGGCAGGACTTGCCATTTTCCCGGGGGTATTTGCGTTTGACTTGCAACCGGACGAAGGGCCGGAGCTTATCTTTACCATTTTACCGGCAGTCTTCGGCGAGATGGCCTTCGGTTCCCTCTTTTTCTCGCTTTTTATGATTTTGATGCTGTTCGCGACGTTGACGTCTGCATTTTCACTCGTTGAAATCATCGTCAAACCGTTGATTCGCGGCAAAGAAGAAAAACGTGTCAAAATGACGTGGATTGTCGGCTTGCTCATTTTTGCAATGGGAATTCCTTCAAACCTATCCTTTGGCGTTCTGGCAGATTGGGACGTGTTTGGCGACATCTTCTTTAATCAAGTCGATTACCTCGTAAGCAATATTTTACTGCCCACCGGAGCGTTTTTCATCTCGCTCTTTGTTGGTTGGAGAATGCGCAAAAATGATTTGCAGGAAGAATTGCTGCGCGGAAGCAACAGGGGAACAGGGCTGTTTAACATTTGGTTCCTTGCAATTCGCTATGTTGTGCCGATTGCGATTGTAGTTGTTTTTATCTCCATGATTTAA
- a CDS encoding cysteine hydrolase family protein — protein MKGYISHYHKEPTVAMLIIDMINDLEFENGGKLYEPMRAAAKQIAALKAQAKSFHIPVIYVNDNYGFWQSDFRELVSHCLSENVRGQEIARILPPADEDYFVLKPQFSGFFYTPLDLLLRYLNVRTLILTGASGNMCVQFTANDAYMRGYQSIVPRDCIASVHEQENEEAIRMMEKVLQVSTMPAAELSLRNVITEAQAYYEDT, from the coding sequence ATGAAAGGATACATCAGTCATTATCATAAAGAACCGACTGTTGCAATGCTCATCATTGATATGATCAACGATTTGGAATTCGAAAATGGGGGAAAATTGTATGAGCCGATGCGAGCCGCGGCCAAACAAATTGCAGCATTAAAAGCGCAGGCGAAATCGTTTCACATTCCGGTTATTTACGTCAATGACAATTATGGATTTTGGCAAAGTGACTTTCGGGAACTTGTCAGCCATTGCCTCTCCGAAAATGTCCGCGGCCAAGAAATTGCTCGTATCCTCCCGCCGGCTGATGAAGATTATTTTGTGTTAAAGCCGCAGTTTTCCGGTTTTTTTTATACCCCGCTTGACCTTCTGTTACGCTACCTAAACGTTCGGACGTTGATTTTAACCGGGGCATCCGGCAATATGTGTGTTCAATTCACGGCAAACGATGCCTATATGCGGGGGTATCAATCGATTGTCCCTCGCGATTGCATTGCTTCGGTTCATGAGCAAGAAAACGAAGAAGCCATTCGAATGATGGAAAAAGTTTTACAAGTATCTACGATGCCTGCCGCTGAATTATCGCTGCGCAATGTCATTACCGAGGCGCAGGCGTATTACGAAGATACTTAA
- the yugI gene encoding S1 domain-containing post-transcriptional regulator GSP13: MSVAEYEVGNIVEGKVTGVKPFGAFVALDDKNQGLVHISEVAHGYVKDINDVLSVGEEVKVKVKSVDAESGKISLSIRATQPAPEGGDSRRGGARGPKKQESKNQGFNTLEDKLKDWLKESNEIHADLNKRARK; the protein is encoded by the coding sequence ATGTCTGTAGCAGAGTACGAAGTTGGAAACATTGTGGAGGGTAAGGTGACGGGTGTTAAACCATTCGGGGCATTCGTTGCGCTTGATGATAAAAACCAAGGACTCGTTCATATTTCCGAAGTAGCCCATGGCTACGTGAAAGATATTAATGATGTGCTTTCTGTCGGTGAAGAAGTTAAAGTGAAAGTAAAGTCCGTAGATGCTGAATCCGGCAAGATTTCCCTGTCCATTCGTGCCACCCAGCCTGCACCGGAAGGCGGAGACAGTCGACGCGGCGGGGCACGGGGACCGAAGAAGCAAGAAAGCAAAAATCAAGGATTCAACACATTGGAAGATAAACTTAAAGATTGGTTAAAAGAGTCCAATGAAATCCACGCCGATCTTAACAAACGTGCCCGTAAATAA
- a CDS encoding siderophore ABC transporter substrate-binding protein, which translates to MGKPLIGILTGLSMTFALAACSGENNDEATGDEENQSSETEEITIEHDFGETEVPVNPETVVSFDNGLTDSIRELGGNISGIPKAGNVPEYLSEFESDEYEDVGDLFEPNFELINEMQPDVIFISGRASDNYEELSEIAPTVYMDIDDEDFMGSLEENVTTLGEIFDAEDEAENQLDEVQTRISEVSEQVNEADEDGLILSVDDGSASAYGAGSRFGLIHDVLDVTPADEAIDSETHGENVSFEYIADVDPDNLFVLDRGATVGSDEEASLNEILDNELVESTTAFQNDKIIQMTGDYWYLSYGGLESTNHMIDEVEEGIAGS; encoded by the coding sequence ATGGGCAAGCCACTGATTGGAATACTTACAGGCTTATCAATGACTTTTGCACTTGCCGCGTGTAGCGGAGAAAATAACGATGAAGCGACAGGTGACGAAGAGAATCAATCTTCGGAAACGGAAGAAATCACCATTGAACATGACTTTGGAGAAACGGAAGTGCCTGTCAATCCGGAAACTGTTGTATCTTTTGATAATGGCTTAACAGACTCCATTCGGGAGCTGGGAGGCAATATCAGCGGCATTCCAAAAGCAGGAAATGTTCCGGAGTATTTATCGGAATTTGAAAGCGATGAATACGAAGATGTAGGCGATCTTTTTGAACCGAACTTTGAGTTGATTAATGAAATGCAACCGGATGTCATTTTTATTTCAGGTCGTGCCTCCGACAATTATGAAGAACTAAGCGAAATTGCTCCAACTGTTTATATGGACATTGACGACGAAGATTTTATGGGATCATTAGAAGAAAACGTTACAACATTAGGGGAAATTTTTGACGCTGAAGATGAAGCAGAAAATCAATTGGACGAAGTACAGACGAGAATTTCCGAAGTTAGCGAACAGGTGAATGAAGCTGACGAAGACGGTTTAATTCTTTCTGTCGATGATGGCTCGGCAAGTGCCTACGGTGCAGGATCCCGTTTTGGCCTTATCCATGATGTACTTGATGTAACTCCTGCTGATGAAGCCATTGACTCAGAAACGCACGGGGAAAATGTGTCTTTTGAATACATTGCGGATGTTGATCCGGATAATCTATTCGTCTTGGATCGTGGCGCAACCGTCGGAAGCGACGAGGAAGCAAGCCTGAATGAAATCCTTGATAATGAACTCGTAGAATCCACCACCGCTTTCCAAAATGATAAGATCATCCAAATGACCGGTGATTATTGGTATTTAAGCTACGGCGGATTAGAATCCACGAATCATATGATAGACGAAGTTGAAGAGGGTATTGCAGGATCATAG
- a CDS encoding tetraprenyl-beta-curcumene synthase family protein, translating into MTKSTPSNPVRILQRAKKETLPKAHQQLESWKKEGQNIKDKEIREQAIWTVSDKTFHCEGGSILALLAGDNQDAYIQFMVAYQSICDYLDTLCDKNDAHNPDDFRSMHQALLDSLEPYEQISNYYQYRSGFEDDGYLEKMVSHCREAIVQFPGFSAMKEDMKEVSQYYIDFQVYKHVEEDRREQLLFDYYNENKDLVPGMRWYEFSCAVASTLALYCLAAYAASGPRTKEESKRLKDAYFPWMQGLHIMLDYFIDQEEDRQENEMNFVTYYESKNDMLARFKYIDQEATKRLKGLPDEKFHLMIKKGLYALYLSDGKVKENEDFKKDAKEIIKLGGKQASFFVQNLWIFKRTV; encoded by the coding sequence ATGACTAAATCTACACCTTCCAACCCAGTAAGAATTTTGCAAAGAGCGAAGAAAGAAACGTTGCCGAAAGCGCATCAACAACTTGAGTCCTGGAAAAAAGAAGGGCAGAACATAAAAGATAAAGAAATTAGGGAACAGGCGATATGGACGGTAAGCGATAAAACATTTCATTGTGAGGGCGGGAGCATATTAGCCTTACTGGCCGGGGATAACCAAGATGCTTACATTCAATTTATGGTTGCCTATCAATCCATTTGTGATTATTTAGATACCCTTTGCGATAAAAATGACGCACATAACCCTGATGATTTTCGTTCCATGCATCAAGCGTTATTGGACAGTTTGGAGCCATATGAACAGATCAGCAATTATTATCAATACCGGTCAGGCTTTGAAGATGATGGCTACTTAGAAAAAATGGTCAGTCATTGCCGGGAAGCAATTGTTCAATTTCCAGGTTTCTCTGCCATGAAAGAGGACATGAAAGAAGTATCCCAATACTATATTGATTTTCAAGTATATAAACATGTGGAAGAAGATCGGCGTGAGCAATTATTATTCGACTATTACAATGAAAACAAGGATTTGGTACCGGGTATGCGCTGGTATGAATTTTCGTGTGCCGTTGCTTCAACACTCGCTTTATATTGCCTCGCGGCATACGCTGCAAGTGGCCCTAGGACAAAAGAAGAGTCCAAACGTCTGAAAGATGCATATTTCCCATGGATGCAAGGGTTGCATATTATGCTCGATTACTTTATTGATCAAGAAGAAGATCGGCAAGAAAATGAAATGAATTTTGTTACGTACTATGAAAGTAAAAATGATATGCTTGCGCGATTTAAATACATCGATCAGGAAGCCACAAAAAGATTGAAAGGATTACCTGACGAAAAATTTCATCTCATGATAAAAAAAGGTTTATATGCGCTTTACTTATCCGATGGCAAGGTTAAGGAAAACGAAGATTTTAAAAAGGACGCAAAAGAAATCATCAAACTTGGAGGGAAACAAGCCTCCTTCTTTGTCCAAAACCTTTGGATTTTCAAAAGAACCGTTTAA
- a CDS encoding FixH family protein, translating to MKMKMLGCGFFFIFLAACGAEEDQAEGDPGSTEAIDVEVTMPEEMDTGDHTLETQVTQEDEVVTDADEVVFEVWEDGNKENSDMIEQETEDDGVYSADYTFEEDGIYLVQPHVTARGMHSMPVHHIVVGNVEQEEIDAFDEDDVDNESDLMDDH from the coding sequence ATGAAAATGAAAATGCTTGGTTGTGGATTCTTTTTTATTTTCCTTGCAGCTTGTGGAGCGGAGGAAGATCAGGCGGAAGGGGACCCGGGTTCTACGGAAGCGATCGACGTAGAAGTGACAATGCCTGAAGAAATGGACACAGGTGACCACACGTTAGAGACACAAGTGACGCAAGAAGATGAGGTAGTTACAGATGCGGACGAAGTTGTTTTTGAAGTTTGGGAAGATGGAAACAAAGAAAACAGTGATATGATCGAACAAGAAACGGAAGATGACGGGGTCTACAGTGCTGACTATACGTTTGAAGAGGACGGCATTTATCTTGTGCAACCCCATGTAACGGCCAGAGGCATGCACTCAATGCCCGTTCATCATATCGTCGTCGGTAACGTAGAGCAGGAAGAAATAGACGCGTTTGATGAAGACGACGTTGATAACGAAAGTGATCTCATGGACGATCATTAA
- a CDS encoding glucose-6-phosphate isomerase: protein MPSPVSLNLNYVAPFVADHEWEQLCPAVSRAHHLLHARTGQGADFLGWMDVLEKGNQEEITRIEKTAARIREYADAFIVIGIGGSSLGAKAVISGLSHSFHSSLHMQKKNSPDVFFLGEHFGSDYTCELLEALEGKNVYVNVISKSGTTTEPAIAFRIVKTWMEHTYGKEEAKKRIIATTDREKGALKTMANAEGYETFVVPDDVGGRYSVLTPVGLLPIAAAGISIRDLIAGAEEARLDYTEERLNHNQAYQYAAFRYLMYQKGKQIEMLSVYEPKLADFGEWWKQLYGESEGKDGKGLFPASAVFTTDLHSMGQYIQEGRRHLFETVLFIGKSGNEIQIPRGDEDGLDFLTGEYLDAINKKAFQATLLAHTDGAVPNVILEMEQLDAFSMGALMYFFEKACAISGYLLGVNPFDQPGVESYKQNMYALLGKPGHEQRRIALEERLNEWR from the coding sequence ATGCCGTCACCTGTCTCACTGAATTTGAATTATGTCGCTCCGTTTGTGGCTGATCATGAATGGGAGCAGTTGTGCCCGGCGGTTTCCCGAGCCCACCATCTTTTACATGCAAGAACCGGACAGGGAGCGGATTTTCTCGGCTGGATGGATGTGCTTGAAAAAGGGAATCAAGAGGAAATCACCCGTATTGAAAAAACAGCCGCGCGGATCCGCGAATATGCCGATGCGTTTATTGTTATCGGCATCGGTGGTTCATCTTTGGGAGCAAAAGCCGTGATTTCGGGTTTAAGCCACTCTTTTCATTCTTCTTTGCATATGCAGAAGAAAAACAGCCCGGATGTTTTTTTTCTTGGGGAGCATTTCGGTTCCGACTATACATGTGAACTTCTTGAGGCGCTTGAAGGAAAAAACGTTTACGTAAACGTTATTTCTAAGTCGGGAACGACGACAGAACCTGCGATCGCGTTTCGCATTGTGAAAACATGGATGGAACATACATACGGGAAAGAAGAAGCAAAAAAACGAATCATCGCCACGACCGATCGGGAAAAAGGTGCTTTAAAAACGATGGCAAACGCGGAAGGGTATGAAACATTTGTCGTCCCGGACGATGTAGGCGGACGATATTCCGTCCTCACACCTGTAGGCTTGCTTCCGATTGCTGCGGCAGGTATCTCTATCCGGGATTTGATCGCGGGTGCGGAGGAAGCACGCCTAGATTATACCGAAGAACGTTTAAATCATAATCAGGCTTATCAATATGCAGCTTTTCGCTACCTGATGTACCAAAAAGGAAAACAGATTGAAATGTTGTCTGTCTATGAACCGAAACTTGCGGATTTCGGTGAATGGTGGAAACAGCTATATGGGGAAAGTGAAGGAAAAGATGGCAAGGGACTTTTCCCCGCATCGGCGGTCTTTACGACCGATCTCCATTCGATGGGACAGTACATTCAGGAAGGGCGCCGCCATTTATTTGAGACCGTTTTATTCATCGGAAAAAGCGGGAATGAAATACAAATTCCCCGCGGCGATGAAGATGGACTTGATTTTCTTACCGGAGAGTACCTGGATGCCATTAACAAAAAAGCATTTCAAGCGACGCTGCTGGCACATACGGATGGAGCAGTGCCGAATGTTATCCTTGAAATGGAGCAGTTGGACGCTTTTTCGATGGGTGCATTGATGTATTTTTTTGAAAAAGCCTGTGCTATAAGCGGCTATTTGCTTGGCGTAAATCCGTTTGATCAACCGGGAGTGGAGAGCTATAAGCAGAATATGTATGCCCTTTTGGGCAAACCCGGCCATGAACAACGCCGAATCGCGTTGGAAGAACGCCTGAACGAATGGCGATAG
- the htpX gene encoding protease HtpX — protein MGKRIGLFILTNILVLTTVAIVWSLITTFTTIDGSFQSSDGVLGINVLSLLIFSLLLGFGGALFSLAISRWIAKKMMRVKVLDPEKNLNQAERAIVEKVHRMAGAAGLVHMPEVGVYQSKEVNAFATGPTKKRSLVAVSSGLLQEMDESAVEGVIAHEIAHVDNGDMVTMTLLQGIVNTFVVFLSRVAAIILSRFVRPELQFIVQIAAIIILQILFSILGSLVVNAYSRHREFHADRGGADFAGKDKIAHALRSLQRYANRAQTDDHTDDSALQTMKINGKRGFTQLFSTHPDLQDRIDRLEQS, from the coding sequence GTGGGGAAAAGAATCGGACTTTTTATTTTAACGAACATTCTCGTTCTGACGACGGTAGCCATCGTTTGGTCGTTGATTACAACGTTTACGACTATCGATGGCTCCTTTCAGTCTAGCGACGGCGTATTGGGCATTAATGTCCTCTCCTTGTTGATTTTTAGTTTATTGCTCGGGTTCGGGGGCGCGTTATTTTCCTTGGCCATTTCACGTTGGATCGCGAAGAAAATGATGCGCGTAAAAGTGTTGGATCCTGAAAAAAACTTAAACCAAGCGGAACGTGCCATCGTTGAAAAAGTACATCGAATGGCGGGTGCCGCAGGGCTTGTTCATATGCCCGAGGTCGGGGTCTATCAATCGAAAGAAGTGAATGCCTTCGCAACCGGCCCCACGAAAAAGCGGTCGCTCGTTGCAGTATCCTCCGGATTATTGCAAGAAATGGATGAAAGTGCCGTAGAGGGAGTCATTGCGCACGAAATTGCCCATGTGGACAACGGGGATATGGTGACGATGACGCTGTTGCAAGGGATCGTCAACACATTTGTCGTCTTTTTATCACGGGTGGCAGCGATTATCTTATCGCGGTTTGTGCGCCCTGAGCTCCAGTTTATCGTGCAGATAGCTGCCATCATCATTTTGCAAATTCTCTTCTCCATTCTCGGGAGCCTTGTCGTTAACGCGTATTCTCGCCATCGAGAATTTCACGCGGACCGAGGCGGAGCCGATTTTGCAGGAAAAGATAAAATTGCCCACGCACTGCGTTCGCTGCAAAGGTATGCAAATCGTGCACAAACGGATGATCATACGGACGATTCAGCACTGCAAACAATGAAAATCAATGGAAAACGCGGGTTCACGCAATTATTTTCCACCCACCCGGACCTGCAGGATCGCATTGACCGTTTAGAGCAATCGTAG
- a CDS encoding aminotransferase, with protein MKQQTMQTTPKKKRLSRAASSIEPSGIRRFFDLAATMKDCISLGVGEPDFVTPWNVREASMASLEQGYTSYTSNAGMIELRTAIGEYMLDRFGVDYDPEEEMIVTVGASEAIDLAIRATIDPGDEVLVATPAFVSYEPLVTMSGAVPIPVPTDASTDFKLTKERLEAAITDRSRAVILSFPNNPTGAVMNDVELQAIAEVAEAYDLLVFSDEIYAELSYDTQHTAFSALERMRDRTVLISGFSKAFAMTGWRLGFVCAPTDITQAMLKIHQYSLMCAPTPAQHGALEALRNGREIVEKMTNSYRARRNYIVHALNEAGLSCRFPGGSFYAFPSVEATGMDDETFAEQLLIEEKVAVVPGTVFGKGGEGHVRCSYATSMDALQTATARIEAFVQRHAQ; from the coding sequence ATGAAGCAACAGACGATGCAAACAACACCGAAAAAAAAGCGACTCTCACGGGCGGCTTCCAGTATTGAACCATCCGGTATCCGCCGTTTTTTTGATTTGGCTGCAACTATGAAAGATTGCATCTCCCTGGGAGTTGGCGAACCTGATTTTGTCACGCCTTGGAATGTGCGGGAAGCTTCTATGGCGTCCTTGGAACAAGGGTACACCTCCTACACATCGAATGCCGGCATGATTGAATTGCGTACGGCTATCGGCGAGTATATGCTTGACCGTTTTGGCGTGGACTATGATCCGGAAGAAGAAATGATTGTTACGGTAGGGGCAAGCGAGGCAATAGATCTTGCCATACGAGCAACGATTGATCCAGGTGATGAAGTGTTGGTGGCAACACCTGCGTTCGTCTCGTATGAACCGTTGGTTACAATGTCTGGGGCGGTGCCCATACCGGTCCCGACAGATGCTTCTACTGATTTTAAATTGACGAAGGAACGTCTGGAAGCGGCAATCACCGACCGCAGCCGTGCGGTCATCCTCTCGTTTCCGAACAATCCAACGGGAGCGGTCATGAACGATGTTGAGCTTCAGGCGATTGCAGAGGTAGCAGAAGCCTATGATCTGCTCGTCTTTTCCGATGAAATTTATGCGGAGCTTAGTTATGACACGCAGCACACCGCTTTCTCGGCATTGGAACGTATGCGCGACCGCACTGTGTTAATTTCCGGGTTTTCCAAAGCATTTGCCATGACAGGCTGGCGGCTCGGTTTCGTTTGCGCTCCAACCGACATTACGCAAGCGATGTTAAAAATTCATCAGTATTCTCTCATGTGTGCACCAACACCGGCGCAACATGGAGCATTGGAAGCACTGCGGAACGGCAGAGAAATAGTGGAAAAAATGACCAATAGTTATCGTGCCCGTCGTAATTACATTGTGCATGCATTAAATGAAGCGGGACTTTCCTGCCGTTTTCCCGGCGGATCATTTTATGCATTTCCATCGGTAGAGGCGACAGGGATGGATGATGAAACATTTGCCGAACAATTGTTGATAGAGGAAAAAGTGGCAGTAGTGCCGGGAACGGTATTCGGCAAAGGCGGCGAAGGTCACGTTCGTTGTTCATACGCAACGTCCATGGATGCCCTGCAAACAGCAACTGCCCGCATTGAAGCATTCGTCCAGCGGCATGCCCAATAG
- a CDS encoding zinc-binding dehydrogenase — MKGTVGFMTEPGNVELHDYDLPEVIPGSVLVKVNQSNVCGSELHIFNDQHPYIKNAVLGHEMIGQILELGEGVTIDYAGNTVKKGDSIVAPYYLTCQKCRACRNGQFHLCENAYTYWSKPPTEWPYFNGAFSTHYYIHPNQYFYKVPDNISSKVAASANCALSQVYFGIDESQLSSEETIVIQGAGGLGINATAVAKERGANVIIIDAVASRLELAKEFGADETINLNNHKTVDEREKKVKELTDNWGADVGIELTGVPDSFSEGIKLVRPGGRYVAIGTQSPGTTTAVDPGLLVRKSVRIIPLIRYNPWYLYKSLKFLEQNQHKYPFESLLDASFDLSEIQTALDKSARREVTRATINCS, encoded by the coding sequence TTGAAAGGAACAGTAGGTTTTATGACTGAACCAGGTAACGTAGAATTACATGACTATGATTTACCAGAAGTTATCCCAGGTTCTGTTTTAGTTAAAGTTAACCAAAGTAATGTGTGCGGCTCAGAATTACACATTTTTAATGACCAGCACCCATATATCAAAAACGCGGTTTTAGGACACGAAATGATTGGACAAATATTAGAATTAGGTGAAGGAGTAACCATTGATTATGCGGGAAATACGGTGAAAAAAGGTGATAGTATTGTTGCTCCTTACTATTTAACCTGTCAAAAATGTAGGGCATGTCGAAATGGACAATTTCATTTATGTGAAAATGCATACACCTATTGGAGTAAACCACCGACTGAATGGCCATATTTTAATGGGGCCTTTTCTACACATTATTATATTCATCCAAATCAATATTTTTACAAAGTCCCTGATAATATCAGTAGTAAGGTAGCAGCAAGTGCGAATTGTGCCTTATCACAAGTATATTTTGGTATTGATGAGTCCCAATTAAGCAGTGAAGAAACAATTGTTATTCAAGGAGCTGGAGGTTTAGGGATTAATGCAACTGCTGTTGCAAAAGAGCGTGGAGCAAACGTTATCATTATTGATGCAGTCGCTTCTCGACTTGAATTAGCAAAAGAATTTGGCGCAGATGAAACGATAAATCTAAATAATCATAAGACTGTGGATGAACGCGAGAAAAAGGTTAAAGAACTTACCGATAATTGGGGAGCTGATGTAGGAATAGAGCTTACTGGAGTACCAGATTCTTTTTCGGAGGGTATTAAACTTGTCAGACCTGGTGGTAGGTATGTGGCTATTGGTACACAATCTCCCGGAACAACTACTGCTGTTGATCCAGGGTTGCTTGTTCGTAAATCAGTAAGGATTATACCACTTATTAGATATAATCCTTGGTATCTCTATAAGTCATTGAAATTCTTGGAGCAAAACCAACACAAATACCCATTTGAATCGTTATTGGATGCAAGTTTTGATTTATCTGAAATCCAAACAGCCCTAGATAAGTCTGCAAGACGTGAAGTAACTAGAGCAACCATAAATTGTTCTTGA
- a CDS encoding DUF3817 domain-containing protein produces the protein MKNVFLKWFRYLGHMEGLSLVTLLFVAMPLKYMAGYDAVVSVIGMAHGILYILYMAFVLLGTFTIRWSWKWFFGASAVAFIPFGNFILDAQLKKADFAQPVPNVEGSAE, from the coding sequence ATGAAAAATGTTTTTTTAAAATGGTTTCGATATCTTGGACATATGGAAGGCCTTTCACTCGTCACCCTTCTATTTGTGGCCATGCCACTAAAATATATGGCCGGTTATGATGCAGTCGTTTCTGTTATAGGTATGGCACACGGGATCCTTTACATACTGTACATGGCGTTCGTTTTGCTCGGAACTTTCACCATACGCTGGTCTTGGAAATGGTTCTTCGGCGCAAGCGCCGTTGCATTCATCCCATTCGGCAATTTTATCCTCGATGCACAGTTGAAAAAAGCTGACTTTGCACAACCAGTACCAAATGTTGAAGGTTCAGCCGAATAA
- a CDS encoding DUF378 domain-containing protein: MSGLQRTALIIAIIGAVNWGLIGFFGFDLVAAIFGGQGAVFARVIYAIVGLAGLYCISLLFIPQEQTQQSPEPQK; the protein is encoded by the coding sequence ATGAGCGGCTTACAACGCACGGCACTTATTATAGCAATTATAGGCGCAGTCAACTGGGGGTTAATCGGATTCTTCGGTTTTGATTTGGTTGCAGCGATTTTTGGCGGCCAAGGCGCGGTATTTGCACGGGTCATCTACGCCATTGTCGGTCTCGCAGGTCTCTATTGTATTTCCCTTCTTTTTATTCCTCAAGAACAAACACAACAAAGTCCCGAACCCCAAAAGTGA
- a CDS encoding Lrp/AsnC family transcriptional regulator, with product MTKDKELELIRILEHHGRIETDVLAKMLDENEEDVKTGMKKLEDEKVILSYGAIIDWNKVTTEDHIAAMIDVKVTPQREVGFDEVAARIQRFPEVTALYLMSGTYDLSVMVEGQTMEGVARFVSNKLSTLDAVLSTTTHFRLKKYKHDGVIFDQEEKDRRMVVSP from the coding sequence GTGACAAAAGATAAAGAATTGGAGCTCATTCGTATTCTTGAACATCATGGACGCATAGAAACGGATGTGCTTGCGAAGATGTTGGACGAAAACGAAGAGGATGTAAAAACAGGCATGAAAAAACTTGAAGATGAAAAGGTTATTTTGAGCTATGGAGCAATTATTGATTGGAATAAAGTGACCACGGAAGATCATATTGCCGCCATGATTGATGTGAAAGTTACCCCTCAGCGTGAGGTAGGTTTTGATGAAGTGGCTGCACGTATTCAGCGTTTCCCGGAAGTCACCGCCCTATACTTAATGTCAGGGACGTACGATCTTTCCGTGATGGTTGAAGGGCAAACGATGGAGGGCGTTGCCCGTTTCGTGTCCAATAAGCTGTCTACACTGGATGCTGTACTGTCAACGACGACCCATTTCCGCTTGAAAAAATATAAGCATGACGGCGTTATTTTTGATCAAGAGGAAAAAGATCGACGTATGGTGGTGTCACCATGA